GCGTCGGTCGAGGAAGCACGCGAGTTGTTCCTGTCGTTCCCAACTCGCCGATCACAGCGGCTTCGCGCGGTTCTGATCACCGAGAATGGCAAGCCGACCGAAGCGCCACTCGGTATCATCACACCGTCTGATCTCGTGGAGCGGGACGATTAAGCGGGACTGTACAGAGGTTGCATAAGAAGGATGATGAATGACTGACGAGTTTGGTTGGACAGTAGAGGACCATCACGACTTTTCGCAATTGTCCGCGGAGTTCCTCGATCGAGTCTTTTCCGTGGTTTGGTGCAATGTCGCAACGGTCGATGGCAAGGGGCGCCCTCGATCCCGCATTCTTCATCCCTACTGGGAGGCATCGTCCGATCCGGTTGGCTGGATCTTGACCCGGCGCCATTCCTTCAAGGATTCCCAGATAGCGGCGAACCCGTTTGTCTCATGCGCCTACATTGGTGACATCTCCAGGCCAGTCTACGCTGAGTGCCGCGCGTCCTGGGTGGCCGACCTGGTCGAGAAAGAACGCATCTGGCGGGCATTCCAGCAGGCGCCGGCTCCCATGGGCTATGACCCGGACACGATCTTCCCGGCCATCGACGATCCCGGCGTTGGGTTGCTTCGCCTCGACCCATGGCGCATCCAGGTCGAACAGATTCCACCAGGTATCCGCAAGGTTTGGACCAGGTAGCGCATCTCATTGCCCGAAGTTCCGATGGGTTTTCCAGTTCGGGTGTACCCTACAAGGGCACGATCCACTGGAATTCGGGGCCCCTTATGAACAACGACCTTCCTGCTCCACCACCATTGCTCGTCGAAGAATCGGACGATCCGCTCGGGTGGCCGTCCCGCGGAACCTGGATCATGATCACCTCCCTTGTGATCGCCAAGATCGGCGGTTTGATCGTGGTGTTCATGATCGATCCATCACAGATGGCGGCATTGTTCGCCGTGGTCTCCACCTGGCTTTGGGCGGTGGTATTGGCGATCCTGCTGAGTGGTCCAGCGGCGTTCTGGTGGCGAAAGCGGCGGGTGCGAGCCCGGCGCGCCGACCTGCAACGCGCCGAATGGATGGTCAACCCGGACGGGTTGCCCGCCGAACAGTAATTCAGGGCGTACGAGAACGACCCGGCGCGATTGCGCCGGGTCGTTGGCTGTTGCGTCTTCCGGGATGCAAAACCCCCGGAAAAGCTGAGCCCCCTGTTGCAGCAGGGGGCCCCGCGGGGGTCATTGGCGTCGGCCGGCGAGGGAAGGGGGGAAGCCAGCCGATGCTCTGATTCAATCGTAGAGGTGTCCGAGAGTCAATTGGCGTCCTGTTCGGATAGAAAAGCAGGTCCGTTCGGACCTTCCCGTACGCCGAAACCGAATATCTGCAAGGCGGCCAGCAAGGAACCAGCCCCGCTTCCCCCGAACGTACATCGCCACCGGGTGATTCGATTGTCATCGACTCGAACTTACCGTGCCGTTCCCGGCTGTCACGGGATCGCGCTGTCGTCTGGGCGGTCGCCATTTCGGGGTTCGGCGCCCGATGCTTCACCATGGGCGCGGATCATGGCAACCAGGACTTCATCGATGAAATCATCGATGCCGATGAAGAGCCGCGATGCCCGGCGGGCGGGCAGCCCTTCCTTCTCGATGACGTCCAGCAGCGCCTTGACCACCGGATACCGAAAGTAGAGAAAGACCTCGATCGTCTCGCTGGTGCTCAAGCCGGCCCGGGCGCTGGATGTGCCGTAATGCACTCCAATCTCGCGCCCTTCGTCCAGCAACTCGGCGCGATCTTCCTGCTGACCCGGAGTGGCTGCATAGCGAATGGCAAGATCGACGAGGCGACGCCCGATTCTGCGATGCTCTTCCTGAGAGGTCGCTCCGAAGGCGCGAAACCATTTTTGCTCTCGCGCGGTCTTGAGGTAGTCGTCCTGATAGGCAGAGAGCGTTCGGCTCGTGAGCTCTTGCCGGCTCACGCGTGACTTGGTGGTCTTCCGCGGATTGCCTACCACCAACGCGCGCAAGTCCTCACGCGCATATCGCCGGTGACCACCAGGCGTCTTGAAAACCGGCACACGGCCATCATTCGTCCAACGGCGCAGGGTGGACTGATCGACGCCAAGGAACGCGCAGGCCTCTCGAATCGAGAGCCACCCTCCAGCGGGAACGATTTCCAGGTTTTCGTCGGTCGGTTGCGTAGACATGGACGAATTCAGTAGCGCGTATCGCCCCGACGCATGACATCGGAGCCACACCGCGATGTGCAACAATCCTAATTCGAATGACCGCAACCGAACCGATTTGGCAAGGCAGCACTATGGCGCGGTCAGCAGCGCCTCGCGAATGGCGATGACCCGTGTGCGCAACGCCGGGTCTTCCTGCAAGCGGGCTTCGATCTTCTCGATCCCGTGAATCACGGTTGTGTGGTCGCGTCCGCCGAGCGCCCGTCCGATTTCGGCCAGCGAGGCGCCAGTCTCCTCTCGCATAAGATACATGGCGATCTGCCGGGGCATCACGATCTCCTGCGCCCGGTTGCGCCCCTTCATCGCCTCGCTGGTCACCCCGCACTTGTCCGCCACCGTTGCAATGACGTCGTCGTTGGTGATGTCTGCCTTGCGGGCGGTAGCGCGGCCATCTGAGAGCGTATCGATCGCGGCCTGGAGCGTCAGCGCTCGGCCCTGCAGGCGCTCGACCGCGAGCACCTTGTTGAAGGCCCCTTCGAGTTCGCGGATGTTGGTCTTGTCCCGGTGAGCGATGTATTCGATGACCTCGTCGTCCAGTTTGACGCCCATCTCGTCGGCTTTCTCGCGCAAGATGGCGATCCGCATCTCGAAATCGGGCAACTGCACATCGGCCGTCAAGCCGCCTTCGAAACGGGAACGGAGCCGATCTTCCAGTCCTGCAATCTGGCTCGGCTGGCGGTCGCTCGAGATCACCAGCTGCTTGCTCCCCTGGTAGAGCGTGTTGAAGGTGTGGAAGAACTCTTCCTGCGTACTGTCCTTCCCCCCAATGAATTGGATGTCGTCGATCATCAGGAGATCGATGGTGCGATAGCGCGCGCGAAACTCGTCCATCCGTTGCGAGCGGATGGCTTCGATCAAGTCGTTCGTGAACTTCTCCGATGAGACATAGACCACCCGCAAGCTTGGGCGAATGGACAGGGCTTTGTGGCCGATGGCATGCAGCAGGTGCGTCTTACCGAGCCCGACGCCCCCATAGATATAGAGCGGGTTGTACTGCTCGCCGGGATGCTCCGCCACTGCCTGCGCCGCGGCATGGGCAAACACGTTCGACTTGCCCACGACGTAGGTTTCGAAGACATAGCGCGGGTTCAGGTTATGCGCCGCCGGCAGCGGGGCAGCCGGCGCCAATGTGAGTTGCTGGTCGACCGATCGCTGGTTCCGGTTGGCGCGGGCGTTGCCGCGTCCGCGATTGGCCGATTGCGTGTTTCGATCCGGCAGTTGTGGAATCGATGGCGCGAACAACGCCGGATCGAGCATGGCATCGTCTGGTTCAGCGTCGCTCTGCACGATGAACTCGACCCGCACCGGACGGCCGACAATGTTGGCCAGGATCCGTTGAATCTGATCAGCGTAGCGGGACTGCAGCGTGGATGCGCTAAAGGTATTGGGTGCGGCCACCGTGGCGAGATCGTCCTCGAATGCCACGAGAGTGGTAGGCCGCAGCCAATTGTCGAAGGCATTTCGCGGCAGCCGGGTCTGCATATCACCCAGCACTGCCTGCCAGAGTTGTCTGGCCTGCATCTGCATCGCAAGCTCGTTCGTACGCGTCCCGTCGGGGCAAGGGAAGGGCAAATTCGTAGAGGATGATGCTACCACGGGGACCACAGACCTCGCGGCCGATTCATCGCCCATCAAGGCGCGGCAATGATCCCCAATTCCACCAGGTGCTCCGACACCTGGCGCGAGAGCAAAGGCACATGGTTGTCAGCCGCATCCCAGATGGTGTCCAGATCGATGTTGTCATACTCATGCGCTAATCGGTTTCGCATGGAAATGATCTGGCGAGCGTAGGGCAACTGCTGCTCCAGCGTTGGGTCAGCTGACAGCGCTCGTTTCATCGATTCACCCAGGAGCTCGAACAAGCGCTCGATGGCGAGGTAGCGCATTCGCTCGAGTGACTCGTCTCCGGTGTCCCGGTCTTGCGAGAACTCCTCGATCTCAGCACAGAAATCAAGGAGGTCCAGGAGAGCGTCTACGGCTGACCTATGCAAGGAGCGCGACCCGAGTATCGTCAACCGCCCGGCGAAACCTTGGTTTCATCCGCTTTTCCGATACTAGATCGACGCGACGACCAAGCAATCGCTCCATCTCGTCACCGAAATCTATGAAACGAACGAAAATCCCTGTGCGGTGCTTGTCAAAATCCACCACGAAGTCGAAGTCGCTCGTTTCCGGGTCCCAGTCGGGCCCGGTGGCCGAACCGAACAGGTCGAGCTTGATGACGCCGTACTTGCGGCAGAGCGCGATGATCTCGGGTTTGTTGGCTTCGATGATCGGGTTCATGGAATGCTCCAGACGTGCCCGAAGTATCTCACGGCCCCCCAGTGGTCGCCGCTAGAGCGCTGAAACGCGCACATGAGCGTCCGGGCGATCGCGGAGTCCCGGTACGAGCTCGGTTCCGAGCCCCGGTTTGGCGGGAAGATCCATGTAACCGTTGTCGATGATCGGCAGGTCGGTGACGAGCTCCTTGTACCAGCCGGTATAGAAGGCGCGCACCGATTCCTGCACCAGGGCATTGGTTGCGTTGAGCGAGAGATGGGTAGACGCCACCAGCACAACCGGCCCGGTGCAATCGTGCGGGGCAACCGGGAGCTGGAACGCCTCGGCCATGCCGGCGATCTTCTTGGCCTCGGAGATACCGCCGCACCAGGAGAGATCGAGCATGATCACTCCGGCGGCGTTGGCCTGCATAACCTCACGGAACGACCAGCGCGTGGCAAGCGTTTCGCTCACGGTGGTGGGGACAGCGGTCGACGCGGCAAAGTCGGCCAAGGCATCGATGTTGTCTGCCTTGATGGGATCCTCGTACCAGAACGGCTCGAACTCCTCCAACGCGCGAGCGATCTTCCTGGCGGTGGGCAGGTTCCAAAGCGAGTGGAACTCGACCATGATGTCCATCTGATTGCCAACCGCCGAGCGAATCTTGCGGAACGGTTCGAGAGCCTTCTCGAGATCGGGATTCGAGATGTAGAGCCCGCCACTCGCCTCGGCATAGGGATCGAACGGCCAGATTTTCATGCCGGTGATGCCTTGCTCGAGCAGGCTCAGCGCAAGTTCATCGGCACGGTGAAGAAAACCGTCCAGGTCTTCGTAGGGTCCATCGAGGTGCTGACGGTCGAGTCCCCAATTGTCGACGAGCTGGGCCGAGACGTTGCGGATATAGCGATAGCCAGCACACGTGTTGTAGGTGCGGACGGTCTCGCGTGATTTGCCGCCAAGCAGTTGGTAAATCGGCTGTCCGGCGGCTTGGCCAAGCAGATCCCATAGCGCGATGTCGAGCGCGGAGTTTCCGCGCATTTCCACCCCGCTCGACCGGTAGCCGACATAGCCATAGAGCTGACGGCCATGAAGATCGATCTGCAACGGATCTTTGCCCAGGAGATAGGGCGCGATGGTCTCGTGGACATAGGCTTCGACAGCGCGCACGCCGAAGAACGTCTCTCCGAGGCCGATCAACCCTTCGTCGGTGTGGATCTGAATCCAGAGGACATTCGTGAACTCCTCGAGCCAGATCGTTTCGACCTTCGTGACTTTCATCGTGCGCGCTCCAGCCCGAAGCCGAGCACCGTCTGATGGCGATACTCCTCGCCGGGCCGTAGCACCGGTGAGGGGAACGATGGCTCGTTTGGAGAATTGGGGAAGAACTGGGTTTCGAGCGCCAGACCATCGGATTGCCGATACGCCCGTCCCGATGGCCCATAGAGCGCGCCCGTGAGGAAGTTCCCCGCGTAGAACTGAACGCCGGGTTTGGTGGTGCGCACGGTCAATGTGCGTCCGGACTCGGGATGCGTCAGCACAGCGGCGCGCTTGAGTCCCGCTCCGCTCAGGACGAAGTTGTGATCGAAGCCAGTGGCGAGCCGAATCTGCTCATCATTGGAGCGCAGCCCGTCGCCAACCGGTTTGCCACGGCGAAAATCGAACGGTGTTCCAGCCACTGACCGGAGCTCGCCCGTGGGGATCAGGTTGGCATCGACCGGGGTGAACGTATCGGCGTCGATCTGGAGACGGTGCGTTTCGACGGTACCGGAGCCTTCCCCTGCAAGATTGAAGTAGGAATGATTGGTCAGGTTGACGACGGTCGGCTGGTCGGTAGTTGCGGTGTAGTCGATGACCAGCTCGTTCGCGTCCGTCAGCGTATAGGCGACCGTGACATCGAGCGCGCCGGGAAAACCTTCTTCCCCATCCGGGCTGATCCGGTGAAGGACCACTCCGCAGCGTCCGTCCTCAGGAACCGCCGCATCCCAAACGAACTGGTTGAACCCCTGCTTGCCGCCGTGCAGCGTATTGCCCCGCTCATTGGCGACCAATTGATGCACCTGCCCGTCCAGCATGAACCGGGCGCCAGCGATACGGTTGGCATAGCGGCCGGCAATGCACCCAAAAAATGCGGGGTTCGCCAGGTAGTCGTCGGGGTTGTCGAATCCC
Above is a window of Thermomicrobiales bacterium DNA encoding:
- the dnaA gene encoding chromosomal replication initiator protein DnaA produces the protein MQMQARQLWQAVLGDMQTRLPRNAFDNWLRPTTLVAFEDDLATVAAPNTFSASTLQSRYADQIQRILANIVGRPVRVEFIVQSDAEPDDAMLDPALFAPSIPQLPDRNTQSANRGRGNARANRNQRSVDQQLTLAPAAPLPAAHNLNPRYVFETYVVGKSNVFAHAAAQAVAEHPGEQYNPLYIYGGVGLGKTHLLHAIGHKALSIRPSLRVVYVSSEKFTNDLIEAIRSQRMDEFRARYRTIDLLMIDDIQFIGGKDSTQEEFFHTFNTLYQGSKQLVISSDRQPSQIAGLEDRLRSRFEGGLTADVQLPDFEMRIAILREKADEMGVKLDDEVIEYIAHRDKTNIRELEGAFNKVLAVERLQGRALTLQAAIDTLSDGRATARKADITNDDVIATVADKCGVTSEAMKGRNRAQEIVMPRQIAMYLMREETGASLAEIGRALGGRDHTTVIHGIEKIEARLQEDPALRTRVIAIREALLTAP
- a CDS encoding nucleotidyltransferase domain-containing protein, producing the protein MNPIIEANKPEIIALCRKYGVIKLDLFGSATGPDWDPETSDFDFVVDFDKHRTGIFVRFIDFGDEMERLLGRRVDLVSEKRMKPRFRRAVDDTRVALLA
- a CDS encoding aldose epimerase family protein; this encodes MATSGIERQSFGATPSGETIERFVLSNSSGLQVALLSLGCIIHSVEAPDRNGVAANVVLGFDNPDDYLANPAFFGCIAGRYANRIAGARFMLDGQVHQLVANERGNTLHGGKQGFNQFVWDAAVPEDGRCGVVLHRISPDGEEGFPGALDVTVAYTLTDANELVIDYTATTDQPTVVNLTNHSYFNLAGEGSGTVETHRLQIDADTFTPVDANLIPTGELRSVAGTPFDFRRGKPVGDGLRSNDEQIRLATGFDHNFVLSGAGLKRAAVLTHPESGRTLTVRTTKPGVQFYAGNFLTGALYGPSGRAYRQSDGLALETQFFPNSPNEPSFPSPVLRPGEEYRHQTVLGFGLERAR
- a CDS encoding helix-turn-helix domain-containing protein, with product MSTQPTDENLEIVPAGGWLSIREACAFLGVDQSTLRRWTNDGRVPVFKTPGGHRRYAREDLRALVVGNPRKTTKSRVSRQELTSRTLSAYQDDYLKTAREQKWFRAFGATSQEEHRRIGRRLVDLAIRYAATPGQQEDRAELLDEGREIGVHYGTSSARAGLSTSETIEVFLYFRYPVVKALLDVIEKEGLPARRASRLFIGIDDFIDEVLVAMIRAHGEASGAEPRNGDRPDDSAIP
- a CDS encoding HepT-like ribonuclease domain-containing protein, which produces MTILGSRSLHRSAVDALLDLLDFCAEIEEFSQDRDTGDESLERMRYLAIERLFELLGESMKRALSADPTLEQQLPYARQIISMRNRLAHEYDNIDLDTIWDAADNHVPLLSRQVSEHLVELGIIAAP
- a CDS encoding mandelate racemase/muconate lactonizing enzyme family protein, whose translation is MKVTKVETIWLEEFTNVLWIQIHTDEGLIGLGETFFGVRAVEAYVHETIAPYLLGKDPLQIDLHGRQLYGYVGYRSSGVEMRGNSALDIALWDLLGQAAGQPIYQLLGGKSRETVRTYNTCAGYRYIRNVSAQLVDNWGLDRQHLDGPYEDLDGFLHRADELALSLLEQGITGMKIWPFDPYAEASGGLYISNPDLEKALEPFRKIRSAVGNQMDIMVEFHSLWNLPTARKIARALEEFEPFWYEDPIKADNIDALADFAASTAVPTTVSETLATRWSFREVMQANAAGVIMLDLSWCGGISEAKKIAGMAEAFQLPVAPHDCTGPVVLVASTHLSLNATNALVQESVRAFYTGWYKELVTDLPIIDNGYMDLPAKPGLGTELVPGLRDRPDAHVRVSAL